One Nostoc punctiforme PCC 73102 DNA window includes the following coding sequences:
- a CDS encoding HIT family protein — protein sequence MKQQKNQFSHLTAIERSYLSFPAQFLLNQNLLQGKILDFGCGFGNDVKILRQKGCDITGYDPYYFPEYPDNKFDTIICFYVLNVLFPEEQTNVLMEISHLLKPGGKAYYAVRRDIRKEGFREHYIHKKPTYQCIAKLPFTSICLDEYREVYEYVHYNHQRNSSNYCIFCNPHKTLRLLTESATAYAIFDGYPIIKGHVLIIPKRHVSSYFELPFKEQSACWFMVNKVQEIIKSEFEPDGFNVGMNINRAAGQNIMHASIHIIPRYKGDTVSAKSGIRNVIPKKQ from the coding sequence ATGAAACAGCAAAAAAATCAGTTCAGTCATCTTACTGCGATCGAAAGAAGTTATCTATCATTTCCGGCACAGTTTTTATTAAATCAAAACCTTCTCCAAGGCAAAATACTAGACTTTGGTTGTGGCTTTGGTAATGATGTTAAAATATTGCGCCAAAAAGGTTGTGATATTACAGGCTATGACCCTTATTATTTTCCAGAATATCCTGATAATAAATTTGATACAATAATTTGCTTTTATGTTTTAAATGTTTTATTTCCCGAAGAACAAACTAATGTCTTAATGGAAATATCGCACTTATTAAAACCAGGAGGAAAAGCTTATTATGCTGTGAGAAGGGATATTAGAAAAGAAGGGTTTCGAGAACATTATATTCATAAAAAACCTACTTATCAGTGTATTGCAAAACTTCCCTTTACTTCAATTTGCTTAGATGAATATCGGGAAGTATATGAGTATGTCCACTATAATCATCAGCGAAATTCATCTAACTATTGTATATTCTGTAATCCCCATAAAACTCTCAGACTATTAACTGAGTCAGCAACTGCTTATGCTATTTTTGATGGCTATCCAATAATTAAAGGACATGTTCTAATTATTCCTAAACGTCATGTTAGCAGCTATTTTGAACTCCCATTTAAAGAGCAATCTGCTTGCTGGTTTATGGTGAACAAAGTACAAGAAATTATCAAAAGTGAATTTGAGCCTGATGGCTTTAATGTAGGAATGAACATCAATAGAGCCGCAGGTCAAAATATTATGCACGCCAGTATTCATATCATCCCTCGCTACAAAGGTGATACTGTCTCTGCTAAAAGTGGAATCAGGAACGTTATTCCTAAAAAACAATAG
- a CDS encoding Uma2 family endonuclease, with protein sequence MLNYNLPRHLPSAEELPDSDETPVDNELQELIPGLLKAILLLLWAERMDWLFAIDMGIYYHPDKPPIVPDGFLSLGVERFYDEELRPSYVLWDENVVPIFVLEVVSQNYRKEYTTKLDEYEALGVLYYVIYSSRRRRKPHLEVHKLVNGKYELQEGNPVWLPEIGLGIGCERGNYCGVTREWMYWYDEQGQRYLTPAEQVKQEVQRAQQEAQRAQQEAQRAQQEAQRAQQEAQRAQQEAQRANVAEQRVQQLAEQLRALGIDPDNLV encoded by the coding sequence ATGTTAAACTACAACTTGCCAAGGCACTTGCCCTCAGCCGAGGAACTACCAGATTCTGATGAAACGCCCGTGGATAATGAACTGCAAGAATTGATACCAGGTTTGCTGAAGGCGATCCTGCTGCTACTTTGGGCAGAACGTATGGACTGGCTATTTGCCATAGATATGGGTATTTATTATCACCCCGATAAACCGCCCATTGTGCCAGATGGGTTTTTGAGCTTAGGGGTAGAGCGGTTTTATGATGAAGAGTTGCGTCCCAGTTATGTACTGTGGGATGAAAATGTTGTACCGATTTTCGTGCTAGAAGTAGTTTCTCAAAATTATCGCAAGGAATACACGACTAAATTGGATGAATATGAGGCTTTGGGTGTACTTTACTATGTGATTTATTCCTCTCGTCGCCGCCGCAAACCTCATCTGGAAGTACATAAGTTAGTTAATGGTAAGTATGAATTGCAAGAGGGAAACCCCGTTTGGCTACCAGAAATTGGTTTAGGAATTGGTTGCGAAAGAGGAAATTATTGTGGCGTAACGCGGGAATGGATGTATTGGTATGATGAGCAAGGACAACGATATCTCACGCCCGCAGAACAAGTAAAACAAGAAGTACAACGCGCTCAACAAGAAGCACAACGCGCTCAACAAGAAGCACAACGCGCTCAACAAGAAGCACAACGCGCTCAACAAGAAGCACAACGCGCTCAACAAGAAGCGCAACGCGCTAATGTCGCAGAACAACGGGTTCAACAGTTGGCGGAACAATTAAGAGCGCTGGGAATAGATCCAGATAATCTGGTCTAA
- the serA gene encoding phosphoglycerate dehydrogenase yields the protein MSKVLVSDSIDQAGIDILSQVATVDVKIGLKPAQLLEIIGEYDALMIRSSTRVTQEIIEAGTQLKIIGRAGVGVDNVDVPAATRRGIVVVNSPEGNTIAAAEHALAMILALSRHIPDANASVKRGAWDRNSFVGAEVYKKTLGVVGLGKIGSHVAAVAKTMGMKLLAYDPFISTERAEQIGCQLVELDLLFQQADYITLHIPKTPETTHLINATTLAKMKPTARIINCARGGIIDEVALAAALKAGKIGGAALDVFESEPLGESELRSLGKEVILTPHLGASTAEAQVNVAIDVAEQIRDVLLGLPARSAVNIPGLGPDVLEELKPYMQLAETLGNLVGQLAGGRVEVLNIRLQGELATNKSQPLVVAALKGLLYQALRERVNYVNASIEAKERGIRVIETRDASIRDYAGTLHLEATGTLGTHSVTGALLGEREIHLTDVDGFPINVPPSKYMLFTLHRDMPGIIGKLGSLLGSFNVNIASMQVGRKIVRGDAVMALSIDDPLPEGILDEIIKVPGIRDAYTVTL from the coding sequence ATGTCTAAGGTTCTTGTCTCTGATTCTATTGACCAAGCTGGAATTGACATTCTTTCGCAAGTTGCTACTGTTGATGTCAAAATAGGTCTAAAACCAGCCCAACTGCTCGAAATTATTGGTGAATATGACGCACTGATGATTCGCTCTAGTACGCGGGTCACTCAAGAAATCATTGAAGCCGGCACTCAGCTAAAAATCATCGGTCGTGCTGGCGTGGGTGTGGATAATGTGGATGTTCCCGCAGCCACACGCCGGGGAATTGTAGTAGTCAATTCTCCAGAGGGAAACACAATTGCCGCCGCCGAACACGCACTAGCAATGATTTTGGCTTTGTCTCGCCACATCCCGGATGCTAACGCTTCGGTGAAACGCGGCGCGTGGGATCGCAATAGCTTTGTCGGCGCGGAAGTCTACAAAAAAACTCTCGGCGTTGTCGGTTTGGGTAAAATTGGCTCCCATGTTGCGGCTGTAGCTAAGACAATGGGGATGAAACTCTTAGCTTATGACCCTTTTATTTCTACAGAACGAGCTGAACAAATTGGCTGTCAGTTGGTGGAGCTAGATTTACTCTTCCAGCAAGCAGACTATATCACCCTACACATCCCGAAAACTCCAGAGACTACCCACTTAATCAATGCCACAACCCTGGCAAAAATGAAACCCACAGCCCGGATTATCAACTGCGCTCGTGGTGGGATCATTGATGAAGTAGCTTTAGCAGCAGCTCTAAAAGCGGGAAAAATAGGCGGTGCAGCCCTGGATGTGTTCGAGTCAGAACCACTGGGTGAATCAGAATTGCGATCGCTAGGCAAAGAAGTTATCCTCACCCCCCACTTGGGAGCCTCTACCGCAGAAGCTCAAGTAAATGTGGCGATTGATGTTGCCGAACAAATTCGGGATGTACTTTTAGGACTACCAGCGCGTTCAGCCGTCAACATTCCCGGACTCGGCCCCGATGTGTTGGAAGAACTCAAACCATACATGCAACTAGCAGAAACTCTAGGTAATCTAGTAGGACAGCTAGCTGGCGGACGGGTGGAAGTACTCAATATTCGTCTGCAAGGCGAACTCGCAACCAACAAAAGTCAGCCTTTGGTAGTAGCTGCCCTCAAAGGATTACTTTACCAAGCTTTGCGGGAACGGGTAAATTACGTTAATGCCAGCATAGAAGCCAAAGAACGCGGAATTCGGGTAATTGAAACCCGCGATGCTTCTATTCGAGACTATGCCGGAACGCTTCATCTAGAAGCCACGGGTACTTTGGGTACTCATTCTGTCACAGGTGCTTTGCTGGGTGAACGGGAAATCCACCTAACTGATGTTGACGGTTTCCCCATTAACGTCCCACCCAGCAAATATATGCTGTTTACCCTGCACCGCGATATGCCAGGGATTATCGGCAAACTTGGTTCTTTACTCGGCAGTTTTAATGTGAATATTGCCAGTATGCAAGTAGGCCGTAAAATCGTCCGTGGTGATGCGGTAATGGCTCTGAGTATAGATGACCCTTTACCAGAGGGCATTTTAGATGAGATTATAAAAGTCCCTGGTATTCGGGACGCATATACAGTAACACTATGA
- a CDS encoding histidine kinase N-terminal 7TM domain-containing protein, which produces MLFQYNLYFVILSITVIISVTVAFAAWQRRSISLASKPFISMMLAIAGYATVAAMEAGAIMLREKIFWSKLEYVGSGSVITLFLIFAMHFTNKNRWLTPRNTALLWAIPTFNMILVATNEWHGLVWSGFLPDPKGTNFVIYQHNLGFFWIMICVYLYTLTGVVMLIQKALVPSVLSRRQSSMALVGAVLPILGASLYMLRLTPPGLNITPMSFMLAGLFYFVSLSRFRMFDLVPVARDTLIENMSDGVLVLDAKNRIIDFNLALKHLIGVKKQDIGQPAAQVLAQWPEIVRLYHTYESVKIEIFIDSVTPCYVELLITSLHNRRKQLTGRLLVLRDITQRYQAESELRQANEYLHKQVLEIQTLQVQLREQAMRDGLTGLFNRRYFDEIFPKELIRAMRDSDRVALIIMDIDYFKNINDTFGHQAGDRVIQVFADLLRNYSDSQNIVCRYGGEEFVLALPGLTQEKAYQHAEQIRLSFQAAQLESGGKQIHTTVSGGVGVFPDHGKTTDELLQVVDQALYAAKLHGRNCIKRVQSN; this is translated from the coding sequence ATGCTTTTTCAGTACAATCTCTACTTTGTTATTCTGAGCATTACTGTAATCATCTCAGTTACTGTTGCGTTTGCAGCTTGGCAACGTCGCTCAATTTCTTTGGCTAGCAAGCCTTTTATTTCGATGATGTTAGCGATCGCAGGATACGCTACAGTTGCAGCAATGGAAGCAGGAGCAATTATGCTCCGAGAAAAAATATTTTGGTCAAAGCTGGAGTATGTCGGCTCCGGCAGCGTAATTACACTCTTCCTCATATTTGCAATGCACTTCACGAATAAAAATCGTTGGTTAACGCCTCGAAATACAGCGTTGCTATGGGCTATCCCTACCTTCAATATGATTTTGGTGGCAACAAACGAATGGCATGGTTTAGTCTGGTCTGGCTTTTTGCCAGATCCCAAAGGAACTAATTTTGTGATTTATCAACATAATCTTGGTTTTTTTTGGATCATGATCTGTGTTTACCTCTACACGCTTACAGGGGTAGTAATGCTTATTCAGAAAGCCTTAGTGCCATCAGTTCTGTCTCGTCGGCAGTCAAGCATGGCATTAGTCGGTGCAGTATTACCAATATTAGGCGCTAGCTTGTATATGCTCCGCCTCACTCCGCCTGGTCTAAATATTACTCCCATGAGTTTTATGCTGGCCGGACTGTTCTATTTTGTTAGCCTTTCTCGCTTTCGAATGTTTGACCTCGTTCCTGTAGCTAGAGACACGTTGATTGAGAATATGAGTGACGGTGTGCTGGTATTGGATGCCAAAAACCGGATTATTGACTTTAATCTGGCTTTAAAACATCTGATTGGGGTGAAAAAACAGGATATTGGACAGCCTGCTGCTCAAGTTCTGGCACAATGGCCAGAAATAGTCAGACTGTACCATACTTATGAAAGCGTCAAAATAGAGATATTCATAGATTCGGTAACTCCTTGTTATGTAGAGTTACTAATTACCTCATTACACAATCGACGCAAGCAGTTAACAGGCCGTTTACTTGTTTTGCGTGACATTACTCAACGTTATCAGGCTGAATCGGAACTGCGACAGGCGAATGAATATTTGCACAAACAGGTACTTGAAATTCAAACATTACAGGTTCAGTTAAGAGAACAGGCTATGCGGGACGGACTGACAGGCTTGTTTAATCGGCGTTATTTTGATGAGATATTCCCAAAAGAACTAATACGAGCAATGCGGGATTCCGATCGAGTTGCCTTGATAATTATGGATATTGATTATTTTAAAAATATTAATGATACATTCGGTCATCAAGCTGGCGATCGCGTCATTCAGGTATTTGCAGACCTTCTTCGCAACTATAGTGATTCTCAAAACATTGTGTGTAGATATGGTGGTGAGGAGTTTGTATTGGCTTTACCTGGACTAACACAGGAGAAAGCATATCAGCACGCCGAACAGATCCGGTTATCCTTTCAAGCTGCACAGTTGGAATCTGGAGGTAAACAAATACATACAACAGTTTCGGGTGGAGTGGGTGTGTTTCCAGATCATGGAAAAACCACTGATGAGTTATTGCAAGTAGTGGATCAAGCGCTATATGCTGCTAAATTACATGGGCGCAATTGCATCAAGCGTGTGCAATCTAATTGA